In one Methylocaldum szegediense genomic region, the following are encoded:
- a CDS encoding DUF2238 domain-containing protein, protein MFKIFISTFAVILAWSAVQPHDTVVWFLDAIPALAAFAAVLATHRQFPLTPLAYGLILALCALILVGAHYSFEKVPFFEWIKPLFGLQRNNFDKLAHFFQGFTPAILFREILIRFEVFRDRRWLVVIVPALCLALSAAYELVEWTVAVVLKDHAESFLATQGDPWDAQSDMAFALTGAVMSLALLSRQHDEQIERLGEQGRLDLSRLLRRRAGG, encoded by the coding sequence TTGTTCAAAATCTTTATATCGACCTTCGCCGTTATTCTGGCTTGGTCGGCCGTTCAGCCGCACGATACTGTTGTCTGGTTCCTGGATGCGATTCCCGCTCTCGCGGCTTTCGCCGCCGTGCTCGCGACACATCGGCAATTTCCCCTAACCCCTTTGGCATACGGCTTGATTCTGGCGTTGTGTGCGCTGATTCTCGTTGGCGCGCATTACTCTTTCGAGAAAGTTCCGTTTTTCGAATGGATTAAACCGCTATTCGGGTTACAGCGGAACAACTTCGATAAGCTGGCTCATTTTTTTCAAGGGTTTACGCCTGCAATCCTTTTCCGGGAAATTTTGATTCGCTTCGAAGTCTTTCGGGACCGGCGCTGGCTGGTCGTGATCGTGCCCGCCTTGTGCCTCGCGCTAAGCGCGGCGTATGAGCTCGTCGAATGGACCGTCGCGGTCGTTCTCAAAGATCACGCCGAGTCCTTTCTGGCCACGCAGGGCGATCCTTGGGATGCGCAATCGGACATGGCTTTCGCACTAACCGGCGCAGTCATGTCACTTGCGCTCTTGAGCAGGCAGCATGATGAACAGATCGAACGGCTCGGCGAACAAGGTCGCCTGGACCTCTCGCGGCTGCTGCGGCGTCGTGCCGGCGGATGA
- the dusB gene encoding tRNA dihydrouridine synthase DusB produces MQIGPYRLANRLILAPMAGVTDRPFRMLCRRYGAALAVSEMVSSNPALRHDKKTLRRSDHAGEPEPRAVQILGNEPHAMAEAARMNVDRGAQIIDINMGCPAKKVCQKAAGSALLRDERLVARILEAVVGAVSVPVTLKIRTGWDPAHRNAVTIAKIAENSGIQSIAVHGRTRACGFSGQAEYLTIRQIKQTVGIPVVANGDIDSPEKAAAVLEFTGADAVMIGRAALGNPWLFRRIDRFLCGNAEPVTPDTEEIRNVVLDHLKGLYTFYGEYLGVRIARKHVGWYLNHLPHPPDFGPLFNSQDGANQQLELIDRLFNA; encoded by the coding sequence ATGCAGATCGGCCCGTATCGACTGGCTAACCGTTTGATCCTGGCCCCCATGGCCGGCGTCACCGACCGCCCCTTTCGGATGCTATGCCGGCGATACGGTGCGGCGCTCGCCGTATCGGAAATGGTATCCTCCAACCCGGCCTTGCGCCACGATAAGAAAACCCTGCGCCGGAGCGATCATGCCGGAGAGCCCGAGCCACGGGCGGTACAGATCCTCGGCAATGAACCGCACGCGATGGCCGAAGCGGCACGCATGAATGTCGATCGCGGCGCACAGATCATCGACATTAACATGGGTTGTCCGGCCAAGAAAGTCTGCCAAAAAGCCGCCGGGTCAGCCCTCCTCCGAGACGAGCGTCTGGTCGCACGAATCTTGGAAGCCGTCGTCGGCGCGGTAAGCGTGCCGGTTACACTGAAAATACGCACCGGCTGGGACCCTGCCCATCGTAATGCGGTCACTATCGCGAAAATTGCGGAAAACTCGGGTATCCAATCTATCGCCGTCCATGGACGTACCCGCGCGTGCGGCTTTTCCGGACAGGCCGAATACCTTACAATTCGGCAAATCAAGCAGACTGTCGGCATCCCCGTGGTCGCCAACGGCGATATCGATTCGCCTGAAAAAGCCGCCGCCGTTCTTGAGTTCACCGGTGCCGATGCTGTCATGATCGGCCGGGCCGCCCTCGGAAATCCTTGGCTGTTCCGCCGCATTGACCGGTTTCTCTGCGGAAACGCCGAACCCGTAACGCCCGACACAGAGGAAATTCGGAACGTTGTCTTGGATCACCTGAAAGGACTCTACACGTTCTACGGTGAGTATCTCGGAGTGCGGATCGCACGCAAGCATGTTGGTTGGTACCTGAACCATCTTCCCCACCCACCGGATTTCGGTCCGCTGTTCAACTCTCAGGACGGTGCCAATCAGCAGCTGGAATTGATTGATCGATTGTTCAACGCATAA